The Mycolicibacterium duvalii DNA window GCTGGGCCCGGTCGGCCGACCCGAGTCAACCGTTGACCAGCGGGGTCTGGGACGGTGTCTGGGCGGATCCGGCCCGGCGCGGCGAGATCAACGCGATCCAGTTGGACAACTCCGACGTCATCACGTTCCACAGCTATGCCGGTCCCGGCGAGTTCGAAGCCCGCATCGCCGAGTTGGCGCCACTGGGCCGCCCCATGATGTGCACCGAGTACATGGCGCGGTCCCTGGACAGCACGGTCCAGGCGATCCTGCCGATCACGAAGCGTCAGCGCGTCGGCGCGTACACCTGGGGGTTGGTCGCGGGCAAGACGCAGACCTACCTGCCGTGGGACTCGTGGCAGCGGCCGGTGACCGGGCCGCCGGGCCTGTGGTTCCACGACCTGCTGCAGCCCGGCGGAAAGCCGTATCGGCCCGACGAGGTACGCACGATCCAGAAACTGACCGGACGACGACGGCTGGGTTAGTCCGCCGGCAGCGGCCCGGTGAGCCGGTGGGGCCGGCACCACAGTGCCACCGCCGCCGTCAGCGCGGCCGCGAGCGCGAACCCGGCCGAGACCCCCAGCAGGTCGGCGGAACCGCCCAGCACGGCCGCGGCGATCGGGCGCGAGCCGAGGAACCCGACCAGCCACAGCGCCATGATGCGGCCCCGCAGTTCAGCCGGGGCGCGCTCCTGCACCAGCGTGCTCAGTCCTGTCATGGCGCACCCGAAACCGAAACCGGCGACCCCGAGTCCCACCATGGCCACCGCGACGGTCGAGTTGAACGCCAGCACCGCGCACCCGACACCGAGGCTGACCAGGCCGATCGACGAGACCGTGGCCGACACGATGCGTCCGCGCAGCAGAGCCAGCGCGCCCATCCCGACTGCGGCCCCCACGCCGAACACCGCCGACAACGTCCCGACCAGCGTGGCGCCGCCACCGAGCCGGTCGGCCAGCGATGGAGCCAGGGTGATCGACGAGTCCGAGGCCACGCCGATCGTGGTCACCGCGATCAGCGCGAGCAGCAGCGGCCGATCGCGGAACACGTAGCGCACCGCCACGCGGACCCGGTAATCGGCGCCCGCGCGCCGCTGCGGCGGCGCCGGGAACCGCACGGTGATCAGCACCAACGCGAAGACCAGGTGCAGCGCCGCGCTGACCGCGAAGGCCGAGGCCGGACCGAGGTGCGCCGCCAGGTAGGCGCCGGTGGCCGGACCGACCACCCGCCCGACCGTCATCGGCATGCTGTTGAGCGCCATCGCGGTGGGTAGCTCCCCGCCGCGGATCAGATTCGGCACGATCGACTGCATCGCCGGGCCGCCCACGACGAATCCGAAACCCACCAGCGTCGTGCCCAGCAGCACCGGCGCCGCGGCCGACATTCCGGCGCTCTCGGGGGAGGCGAAGAACCAGACGGCGATCGACCCCGACCCGGCCACACACAGCACCCGGCCGAGCAGGATCTGCCGGGCGGGGTTTCCGGTGTCGGCCCACTTGCCGCTGGTGGGGCTCAGGATCAGCTGCGGTGCGAATTGGACGACGCCCACCAGGCCGACCATCAGCGCCGAGCGGGTCGCGTCGTACATCACGATCGCGGCGACGATGCCGTGTGTCCACACCGCGGCGACCGAGAACATCTTGCCCCAGAACAGGGCGCCGAAGACCGGGTCGAACATCAGGCCCAGCGCGCCGCGGCTGCGCAACTCGGCGGCGGGCGGCGTGGTCTGCGCGGTCATCGGCTCCCCGCCGATTCGAAACGGTCGGCCAGCCGGTCGAGCAACGACACCAACGTCTCGACGTCGGCGCGCGGCCAGTCGGCCACCGCCTCGGCGACCAGTTCCCGGCGCCGGTCGGTCACCGCCGACAGGGCCGCGCGCCCGTCCTCGGTCAGCAGCAGCTCACATCGCCGTTGATCGTCGGCGGACATCGTCTTGGTCAGCAGGCCGGCGGCGACGACCGCAGCCACCGTGCGGCTGGCGGTCGACTGTTCGACGGCCAGGTAGTCGGCGACATCCCGCACACTCGCGCCACCCCCGGTGAGCTCGCACTGTTCCACCGCCCGCAGCACCCGCAGCGTGGAGACGCTGCCCACCGGGCCGGCCGGGTCGAGCAGCCGTCGGCGCCAGTTCGGCCGCAGGCGCGCGATGTGGATCCGGGTCAGCAGGTCGTCGAGCGCATCGAAGGGGGAATAGGAGGACGGCGGCACCAAATATGCATAGCACACATAAATGTCAGGGCAAACTCACGAAATGAGCGCTCAGGTGTGGGCCGGGGTGTTGGCGAACTGGTCGGTGATGGCCTGGCAGAACGCCGGCAGGTCCTTCGGTGACCTGCTGGTGATCAGGTTCCCGTCGATGCAGACCTCTTGGTCGACGACCGTGGCGCCGGCGTTGCGCAGATCGGTGCGCAGGCTCGGGTAGGACGTCAGCGTGCGGTCCCTGACCACGTCGGCTTCCACCAGCGCCCAGGGACCGTGGCAGATCGCGGCCACCGGCTTGCCGGAGCGCATGAAGTCGCGGACGAAGGACACCGCCGACTCGTCGAGGCGTAGCTTGTCCGCGTTGACGGTGCCGCCGGGCAGCACCAGCGCGTCGAACTCGTCCACCTGGGCGCCGGCGACCTCACGGTCGACCGGGATGGTCCCCGCAGGTTCCAGATCACTGTTGCGTGCGTCGATCTCACCGGATTTCACCGACAGAAGCTCCATCTGGCCGCCGGCCTGTAGCACGGCGTCGCGGGGCTGTTCGAACTCCACCTTCTCGACACCGTCCGCGGCGAGAAAGGCGATCTTTCGGCCTTGCAGTTCGTTCGGCATGTCAGATCCTCTCATCGGCTCTGCTGCCGGTTACCCGCTGCGGGCCGATCGAATCGGTCGCGCCGTTACGGGTGTTCCGTGTGCGGCGTGGGGCTCTGGGTCGACTCCCACTTCGACTCGAGGGCGCGCGTCACGCGGGTGCCGGCCGCCATCTCGAGCTGGAACGTCTCGGCGTTCTCGTCTTCGAAGGTGATGCGGAACGCGGAGACGTCGGACCCCCCTGCATCACCCCGATCGACGTGGACCACCTTGCACGGCCGCTCACCGGCGCCGCGGTCGACGACGACGAGGTCGCCGGGGGCGACGTCTTCGATACGGTCATTGGACGAAACGTTGGACATCGTTCGACCGTATCCGACGTCGGCGAACCCGGGGAGTCGGGCTGCTGCAGCCTCCGCCGTCGAATCCTGCTGGCATGCAGCGTGATCAGGCCATGCAGTGGACGGCTTGGCGCGGCAGCAGCGCCGCTGCAGAAGTATGACGTCTCGTTTGGCGGTATCTCCGCCGGGTAATGCTGGTGTGACGTATTCGGTCGAAGGAGACGGCGATGGCAGGTCGAAGGGTGGCGCGGTGCGCCATCGCGGTGGCGTTCGGAGCGTGGACAGCGTTGACCAGTGTGGCGGCGACGCCGGTCGCCTCCGCGCAGCCGTGTCCGGACGTGGAGGTGATCTTCGCGCGCGGCACCAACGAGGCTCCCGGCGTCGGCGGGGTGGGTCAGGCGTTCGTCGACGCGGTGCGCGCGCAGGCCGCCCCGCGCAGCGTGGGCGTGTATGCGGTGAATTACCCCGCGGGCGACAACTTCTCGGCCCGCGAGGAGTTCGCCCGTACCGTCATCGACGGTGTCCGCGACGGCGCCGATCGCGTGCAGACGATGGCCGCCAACTGCCCGGACACCCGGTTGATCCTCGGCGGCTACTCCCAGGGCGCGGTGGTTTCCGGCTTCGTCACCTCCGACGTGGTGCCGGCAGGTGTGCCCGCCGCGGTCGCACCTGCCCCGATGCCTGCCGATGTCGCCGACCACGTCGCAGCGGTCGTGTTGTTCGGCACGCCCTCGGGTGAGTTCCTCAGCAAGTACCAGGCCCCGGCACTCACCATCGGCCCGCTCTACGCGGACAAGACGCTGCGGCTGTGCGCCCCCGGCGACGGCATCTGCTCAGGCGTCCCCGGCGGTGGTCCGTCGCTGGCGCACGCGTTGTACCCGGTGAACGGGCAGGTCAACGACGGGGCCCGGTACGCAATCGAGCGACTCTGACCCGCCCTCGGTGCCGGTGGGGCGTTCAGCCCCCCGCCGGCACCGGGTAGCGGTCGTTGACATCGGCGTTGGTGTCCTTGCGAGCGCAGTGCGCGCAGCAGAAGATGCCGTCGTCGGTCTCGATGCCGTGGCCGAGGATGCGACACCCGCAGTGCCGGCAGTCCGGCGCCAGTTGCACTGCGGCGCACTCCACGCTGTCGAACGTCGCCGACCGGCCGTCCGGCCAGTTCACGGTGAACGCCTTGTCGTAGTCGTTGCCGCAGGTGTCGCAGATGGCCATCAGGGAGTCCTTTCGGTTGCTGTCTGGACCTCGGTTTCCCGCCTGCCGACACGGCAAACGTCCTACCGATGGGTTTGACCAGCGGCGAATGGGGCATGAAGGAGAGGCGACGTCGTATCCGCGTCGCGCAGATTTGCAGCAAGGAGCCCACGTGACGACCGCATACACCGACTTCGACACTGTCGCGACGCCTGTCGGGGTGTATCCACCGCAGCAGGACTCCTATCTTCTTGTCGAGGCGATGGAACAGGCGGGTCTGGCCCCCGGCTCGCGGGTCGCCGATCTGTGCACCGGCAGCGGTGTCGTCGCGGTCGCTGCGGCCGCGGCCGGTGCCGCGGAGGTGACCGCCTTCGACATCTGCTCCAACGCGGTGCAGTACGCCAGGGCCAGTGCGTCGGCCGCGGGCATGGATGTGTCGGTGCATCGGGGATCTTGGGCCCGCGCAGTCGAATTCGGTCCTTACGACCTGGTGCTGGCCAATCCGCCATATGTACCGCACCCGCCGCTGGACGACACGTCGGTGATCCCGTCGACGGCAGGACCTGCGCAGGCGTGGAACGCCGGCACCGACGGGCGCCTGGTACTCGATCCGCTGTGCGCGGCAGCCCCGCTGCTTCTCGACGAGGGCGGCACGATGCTGATCGTGCACTCGGAGTGCTCCAATGTGCAGCAGACCCTGCGCGGGTTGCGCGTGCACGGTATGCGCGCGGAAGTCGTTGCCCAGCAGGTCATTCCGTTCGGCCCGGTGATGACTGCCCGGGCGCAGTGGCTGATGCAGTCCGGGCTGCTGGCCCCTGGTGCCCGGTGCGAGCGGATCGTCGTGATCCGCGCGGACGCGCCATGACCGACCAACCCGCCCGCCTGGTACGCGTCGTGCCGGGCGGGCCGGTGCTCGTCGAGGGACCGGTGTGCATCGAGCTGCCCGACGGCGGCGTCGTCGAATCCGATCGCTTCATGGTCGCGATCTGCGCGTGCCGCCGGTCGAAGACCTACCCGCTGTGTGACACCAGCCACCGGCGGCGCCAGCGCGGCGACGAGCAGAGCGCCCACTCTGCCGCCGGAGGCACCTGAAACGGGCTCTGGGACAGCCG harbors:
- a CDS encoding MFS transporter, which produces MTAQTTPPAAELRSRGALGLMFDPVFGALFWGKMFSVAAVWTHGIVAAIVMYDATRSALMVGLVGVVQFAPQLILSPTSGKWADTGNPARQILLGRVLCVAGSGSIAVWFFASPESAGMSAAAPVLLGTTLVGFGFVVGGPAMQSIVPNLIRGGELPTAMALNSMPMTVGRVVGPATGAYLAAHLGPASAFAVSAALHLVFALVLITVRFPAPPQRRAGADYRVRVAVRYVFRDRPLLLALIAVTTIGVASDSSITLAPSLADRLGGGATLVGTLSAVFGVGAAVGMGALALLRGRIVSATVSSIGLVSLGVGCAVLAFNSTVAVAMVGLGVAGFGFGCAMTGLSTLVQERAPAELRGRIMALWLVGFLGSRPIAAAVLGGSADLLGVSAGFALAAALTAAVALWCRPHRLTGPLPAD
- a CDS encoding MarR family winged helix-turn-helix transcriptional regulator, with product MCYAYLVPPSSYSPFDALDDLLTRIHIARLRPNWRRRLLDPAGPVGSVSTLRVLRAVEQCELTGGGASVRDVADYLAVEQSTASRTVAAVVAAGLLTKTMSADDQRRCELLLTEDGRAALSAVTDRRRELVAEAVADWPRADVETLVSLLDRLADRFESAGSR
- a CDS encoding type 1 glutamine amidotransferase domain-containing protein; amino-acid sequence: MPNELQGRKIAFLAADGVEKVEFEQPRDAVLQAGGQMELLSVKSGEIDARNSDLEPAGTIPVDREVAGAQVDEFDALVLPGGTVNADKLRLDESAVSFVRDFMRSGKPVAAICHGPWALVEADVVRDRTLTSYPSLRTDLRNAGATVVDQEVCIDGNLITSRSPKDLPAFCQAITDQFANTPAHT
- a CDS encoding cutinase family protein, with product MAGRRVARCAIAVAFGAWTALTSVAATPVASAQPCPDVEVIFARGTNEAPGVGGVGQAFVDAVRAQAAPRSVGVYAVNYPAGDNFSAREEFARTVIDGVRDGADRVQTMAANCPDTRLILGGYSQGAVVSGFVTSDVVPAGVPAAVAPAPMPADVADHVAAVVLFGTPSGEFLSKYQAPALTIGPLYADKTLRLCAPGDGICSGVPGGGPSLAHALYPVNGQVNDGARYAIERL
- a CDS encoding class I SAM-dependent methyltransferase, whose protein sequence is MTTAYTDFDTVATPVGVYPPQQDSYLLVEAMEQAGLAPGSRVADLCTGSGVVAVAAAAAGAAEVTAFDICSNAVQYARASASAAGMDVSVHRGSWARAVEFGPYDLVLANPPYVPHPPLDDTSVIPSTAGPAQAWNAGTDGRLVLDPLCAAAPLLLDEGGTMLIVHSECSNVQQTLRGLRVHGMRAEVVAQQVIPFGPVMTARAQWLMQSGLLAPGARCERIVVIRADAP
- a CDS encoding CDGSH iron-sulfur domain-containing protein, translating into MTDQPARLVRVVPGGPVLVEGPVCIELPDGGVVESDRFMVAICACRRSKTYPLCDTSHRRRQRGDEQSAHSAAGGT